DNA from Geobacter sulfurreducens PCA:
GTGGGCGGATGGTTCCATAGCACTCTTTCGCCCTGAAATGAATGCCCGCCGCTTCAATCATTCAGCAGAGCGTCTCTGCATGCCCGAGGTGCCGGAAGATCTTTTCATCGGCGGCATCGAGCAACTGGTGGCGCTCGAGCGCGACTGGATACCGGCCTCCGCGGGGACTTCCCTGTATATCCGCCCCGCAATGATTGCCGTGGAGCCGGCTCTCGGCGTGAAACCTGCCGATCATTACTACTTTTTTGTGATTCTTTCACCGGTGGGCGCCTATTACGCCTCTGGATTCAATCCGGTGAAAATCATGGTGGAAGACCAGTATGTCCGCGCCGTGCCCGGCGGCACCGGTGAAGCCAAGACAGGCGGCAATTATGCTTCGTCGCTCAGGGCCGGCCTTGAGGCAAAAAAGAAGGGGTTTGACCAGGTCCTCTGGCTTGACGGGGTCCACCGTCGCTACATCGAGGAGGTTGGGGCTATGAATATGCTGTTTGCCTACGGCAAGACCATAGTCACCTCGCCTCTCACGGGCACCATTCTGAACGGCGTTACCCGCGACTCGGTTCTGAAACTGGCCGCGAGCCGCGGTTACACCATTGAAGAGCGGTTGATTGACGTGAACGATCTCATGGCCGATATTCGTGCCGGCAAGGTGACCGAGGCTTTCGGCAGTGGCACTGCCGCTGTCGTCAGTCCCGTTGGAATCCTGGCGTACAAGGGCGAGAGCGTGACCGTAGGCGACGGTGGCGTAGGGCCGATCACCCGGGAACTCTATGATACCCTTACCGGCATCCAGACGGGCCGGATTCCCGACACCTTCGGCTGGACCCGCAAAATTGCCTGATTGTGCCAAGGAAGGCGGCGGCAACGCCGCCTTCCCTTTTTTCGTCACATTCTGTTGCCATGGCAAATATGGAGATTGCTCCGGACACCCTAGCGAAGGTCACCATGAAACGGAAGCCCGAAGCCAATAAGCTCTGTCTTTCCTGCCGCCGCCCGTGCAAGCAGGCCGCTGCGGTTGTCATTTCCTCCTGCCCCCGCTACTATCCCGGTCCCAAGATTAAGCGGGAGAACTGGAAACAGTTGGAGTTCGACCTTATTTCGCTCCACTAGCGGTCCGTCAGCATCCATCCTCCGCCGAAAACCTTCTCTTACCCGTCCTTGACTTCCTCCCCGGGCGTGCCTATGTTTTCCTTGAAACAGGAAAGGAGAGCGCCCAATGATCAGACCTGAGAAAATGACCATAAAGACCCAGGAAGCCTTGGCCGGAGCCCAGCAACTGGCCGCACGGCAGGGTAATGGCTCCATCGAGCCGGAGCACCTTCTGGTCTCGCTCCTTGAGCAGGAAGGGGGGCTCATTGCCCCGATCATTCAGAAAGTGGGAGGTGCACCGGCCGCACTGCGGAGCGCTGCGGATGTGTTGGTGAAAAGGCTTCCCCAGGTGAGCGGGGCCACGGCCCAGGCCTATCTGTCGCCGGCC
Protein-coding regions in this window:
- a CDS encoding branched-chain amino acid aminotransferase, producing the protein MEIRVAPLPAEQKKHKATDETALGFGRLFTDRMLVAEWKVGQGWVDARIEPYAPFSLDPACAVFHYAQEIFEGLKAYKWADGSIALFRPEMNARRFNHSAERLCMPEVPEDLFIGGIEQLVALERDWIPASAGTSLYIRPAMIAVEPALGVKPADHYYFFVILSPVGAYYASGFNPVKIMVEDQYVRAVPGGTGEAKTGGNYASSLRAGLEAKKKGFDQVLWLDGVHRRYIEEVGAMNMLFAYGKTIVTSPLTGTILNGVTRDSVLKLAASRGYTIEERLIDVNDLMADIRAGKVTEAFGSGTAAVVSPVGILAYKGESVTVGDGGVGPITRELYDTLTGIQTGRIPDTFGWTRKIA